In Macadamia integrifolia cultivar HAES 741 chromosome 1, SCU_Mint_v3, whole genome shotgun sequence, a single window of DNA contains:
- the LOC122085683 gene encoding uncharacterized protein LOC122085683, which yields MEERIPKMDKPTWEKCLFEFFIKNNIHFSVQSEALIKFLKCVARYGPSILIPSYSTLRGRIIPEARKDIEKYAEKVIFSWKETGCIIMFDLWTDLRKRSFLNVITYSPGGALFLKSEECSHARLTGSFIFDILDREIQSVGPNLVVQIISDNAFNYGSTFDMLTGKYRWLFKTQCAAHGINLMLEDIYEDVIWVQEIFDEAKRIIDYLYKSIIVLQLMRKFTNKDLKYPYKTRFGSKFLMLQSIVEVEEKLKLLVVSAEWRSLRNSRSTEADRVVDTIQRESFWNDSKEILRFMEPIIQVLRLVDGHGATSGYLYEAMEIAREVLEKLKEADHRYDQILRIFDCRRDENILGMIHYAAAVFNPAYFCSQRFKKVPQFKEAIDFIGDILVPQDERRGYYGQLPAYLMKTTHIFSSSAKIMMKTSHPCHLKLHIYIYFIFFYQ from the coding sequence ATGGAGGAAAGGATCCCTAAGATGGACAAACCAACTTGGGAGAAATGTCTCTTTGAATTCTTTATTAAGAACAATATTCATTTCAGTGTTCAATCGGAGGCTTTAATCAAGTTCTTGAAATGCGTTGCCCGTTATGGTCCTAGTATTCTTATTCCAAGTTATTCTACTCTTCGTGGAAGAATAATCCCTGAAGCAAGAAAGGACATTGAGAAATATGCTGAAAAAgtgatattttcttggaagGAAACTGGTTGTATAATCATGTTTGATTTATGGACTGACTTGAGGAAGCGATCTTTTCTTAACGTGATCACTTATTCCCCGGGTGGTGCTCTTTTTTTGAAGTCAGAGGAGTGCTCTCATGCTAGATTGACTGGTTCTTTTATATTTGATATTCTGgacagagagattcaaagtgttGGTCCAAATTTAGTGGTTCAGATAATTTCAGACAATGCATTCAATTATGGAAGTACATTTGATATGCTTACTGGAAAGTATCGTTGGTTGTTTAAAACTCAGTGTGCAGCTCATGGTATCAATCTAATGTTGGAGGACATCTATGAAGATGTTATTTGGgttcaagaaatttttgatGAGGCAAAAAGAATTATCGATTACttgtataagtcaataattgtCTTACAGTTGATGAGAAAATTCACAAACAAGGATCTAAAATATCCTTATAAAACTAGATTTGGTTCAAAATTTTTAATGCTTCAGTCAATTgttgaagtggaagagaagcTTAAACTCCTAGTTGTATCAGCTGAGTGGAGGAGTCTAAGAAATTCTAGATCTACTGAAGCAGATAGAGTGGTAGACACTATTCAAAGGGAGTCATTTTGGAATGACTCTaaagagattttgagatttatggaACCAATCATTCAAGTTCTTCGTTTGGTTGATGGTCATGGGGCTACATCAGGGTATTTGTATGAAGCAATGGAAATAGCAAGAGAGGTATTGGAGAAGCTTAAGGAGGCAGACCATCGGTATGACCAAATTTTGAGAATCTTTGATTGTAGAAGGGATGAAAATATTTTAGgtatgattcactatgcagctgCCGTTTTCAACCCTGCTTATTTTTGTAGTCAAAGATTCAAAAAGGTTCCTCAATTCAAAGAAGCAATAGATTTCATTGGTGATATATTGGTTCCACAAGATGAGAGGAGAGGATATTATGGACAATTGCCAGCATACCTCATGAAGACTACACATATTTTTTCTTCCAGTGCCAAGATAATGATGAAAACTAGTCATCCTTGTCATTTAAAATtgcatatttatatttatttcatttttttttaccaatga
- the LOC122073683 gene encoding translation initiation factor eIF-2B subunit beta-like yields MAIAGGAVIVRPLNLDEGYNSPPESNKELAVGNIVRRVLHIIREENVSLATDAIGRLGVSADSDDEDDDERGDFPVLSAAAVAAAARSTLRPPSLHALLEDMPDSGAAHHTSSSGDSEGKSKSADKSSRSRKLKHDVIEAVNELIEDIDTCHDQIAEQAVEHIHHNEVILTLGSSRTVIEFLCAAKEKQRSFRVFVAEGGPRYQGHSLAKELVARGLQTTVITDSAVFAMISRVNMVIVGAHAIMANGGVVAPVGLNMVALAAKKHAVPFVVVAGSHKLCPLYPHNPEVLLNDLRSPSELLDFGEFSDCMDFGCAGGAPLLHVVNPAFDYVPPNLVSLFITDTGGHPPSYMYRLIADYYSADDFVVQKRPASGN; encoded by the exons ATGGCTATTGCTGGTGGTGCTGTGATTGTGAGACCCTTGAATCTTGATGAAGGCTATAATTCACCACCAGAGAGTAACAAGG AACTTGCAGTTGGCAACATTGTGAGGCGTGTTCTACACATCATTAGGGAGGAAAATGTTTCTCTAGCTACGGACGCCATTGGTAGGTTGGGCGTATCTgctgatagtgatgatgaagatgatgatgagcgTGGTGATTTTCCGGTACTATCTGCGGCAGCAGTTGCTGCTGCTGCCAGAAGTACTTTGCGTCCACCTTCTTTGCATGCCCTTCTCGAGGATATGCCTGATTCAGGAGCTGCTCATCACACTTCTTCTTCAGGAGATTCTGAAGGAAAAAGCAAAT CTGCTGATAAAAGTTCAAGGAGCCGAAAGCTAAAACATGATGTTATTGAGGCTGTTAATGAACTCATTGAGGACATTGACACCTGCCATGATCAGATTGCTGAACAAGCAGTGGAGCATATACATCATAA TGAGGTAATTTTAACTTTGGGTAGCTCAAGAACAGTGATTGAGTTCCTTTGTGCTGCAAAAGAGAAACAGCGGTCATTCCGGGTATTTGTTGCAGAAGGTGGTCCAAG GTATCAAGGACATTCTCTTGCAAAAGAGTTGGTAGCAAGAGGTTTACAAACAACTGTCATTACCGATTCTGCAGTTTTTGCCATGATTTCTCGAGTGAATATG GTAATTGTTGGAGCACATGCTATTATGGCCAATGGTGGGGTGGTGGCACCTGTTGGGTTGAATATGGTTGCACTTGCTGCAAAAAAGCATGCAGTCCCATTTGTTGTGGTTGCTGGCAGTCATAAG TTATGCCCATTATATCCACACAATCCGGAGGTCCTGCTAAATGACTTGAGATCACCATCTGAATTGCTAGACTTTGGGGAGTTCtcagattgcatggactttggATGTGCTGGTGGTGCTCCACTTCTACATGTTgtcaatcctgcatttgattaTGTGCCTCCAAACCTTGTTAGTCTTTTTATCACTGACAC AGGAGGGCATCCCCCTTCATATATGTACCGGCTCATTGCAGATTACTACTCTGCCGATGATTTTGTTGTGCAAAAGCGGCCAGCCTCTGGAAATTGA